The DNA sequence TCTCTGCCTGTTTCCTTCATATATTTGACCGGAAGGTCAACTGCTTGATTTTCACCCATACCTGCCTCCTTATATTAAAAAATTACTTTTTTTCCGGGGGCCTATAACCCAAAAGATTATCATAGAGGTCTGTTCTTCTATCCGTCAAAGGATTGTTGAATTCAGACCAATGTTTATAGCGAGCTGCCATCACATTGATTTCAGCAACAACAACTTCGGGCTTATCAAATGATGCTGGTCCTGCAACAAAATTTCCAGCAGGATCGATAATACAACTGTTGCCAAGATAGGTGCATCCTCGCTCAACTCCTATTCTGTCAGCGCAGATTGTATACATACTGCTCATCAAAGAAAGAGCTTGCGCCGTATAAGCCGCTGCCGGTTTTTCTGGAGTTTGGATGCCCGGCACAATGACCCAATTAGTAGAGTCGCATACAATATCAACTCCCTGAGCCATATAAATCCTTGTTATTTCAGGAAACCATCCATCATAACAGATTCTGCATCCAATCTTGCCAAAGGGAAGTTCAAATACGGGATATCCTACATCACCGGGAGTAAACCACATCTTTTCTTCATTCCACAAATGAGTTTTTCTATATCTTCCAAGAAATCCTTCAGGCCCAAAAACTGCAACAGTATTATAGAGGCGGTTTTCTTCTCTTTCTGTAATTCCTGCGCAGATATAGATGTCGCCATCCTTTGCCGCTTTCATCCATGCTTTTGATGTTGGTCCATCTGGCACTGGTTCAGCACAGGCAAATGCTTCCTGCCTCGAATTATAAATGTAGCCGGTATTACAAAGTTCAGGAAGAAT is a window from the Candidatus Schekmanbacteria bacterium genome containing:
- a CDS encoding hydratase; this translates as MAKKTTKKAQKVKIAPCCPIPPYPGEREKGKESLVKVAAIQMEPEIANREKNVNESLRLIKEAVKKGVKLAILPELCNTGYIYNSRQEAFACAEPVPDGPTSKAWMKAAKDGDIYICAGITEREENRLYNTVAVFGPEGFLGRYRKTHLWNEEKMWFTPGDVGYPVFELPFGKIGCRICYDGWFPEITRIYMAQGVDIVCDSTNWVIVPGIQTPEKPAAAYTAQALSLMSSMYTICADRIGVERGCTYLGNSCIIDPAGNFVAGPASFDKPEVVVAEINVMAARYKHWSEFNNPLTDRRTDLYDNLLGYRPPEKK